The window tcccaaaaaaTGTTATCGTAAAATCAACTTGCCTTTATTGCTGTAGGAACTATCTATATCAGCTTGGTCTTCCAGTATCTTGAATCACACCCGTCATTTTCCCTGAAATAAGAAACCCATCAGTTTCTTTGTACATCCATTATTTAATTGATGTTTGCACAGATTACCTGTAGACTCCAGTAAGACAGTGAGGCCCGAAGTGATGCAGCAAAAGTATTTGATGTACTTGATAAGAAATTAGGGCTAACCACCACTACAAATTCTTCTTGGCATCCAGTAAGTCAATAGCCCCAAGCAACGGTGTCATTAAATAGATGCATGAACACCTTTGCCAATAACTTGCCAAAGAAACGTGGCACTGTTCCGAATATTGAAGATTCCAAGCAAGGCCATCTGCGTGCTGAAGCTGTGAGTAAGAGTATTGTAAGGGAAATGCATGGAATCTAGAAGAAATCAATATGTAAACTTCAGCAATATATTGCACACAAAAAGGATCAATAAAAAGATCTGTAAAATAGCTCAATATTAACATTCTTGAATGACCAATTCCAATTTTCATCAAACTAGAATAATTTATTATCATAGAACATGTCAATGTAAAATTCAAATTGAGGCTTGAATGAAGCAATTTGAGGCTTGGTTTGCTACCACCCACTTTTCAACTAGTAACAAAATAGATTTAGGATTTGTGCAACTCAGTTTTTGGAAGAGAATTTAAATACCACCATTTATTCCAACAGTTATTCAATATTCACTTTCCTATTACAGTGCTGAGATTTGAGAATGTTCAAGGATACCCTTGCAATAAGTATATGTTCCCACTTATGTGATGCAAGCAGCTGTCATTTTATGCCGATTTTACATTATAAAGATTTTGGAAGTGTAATGTGGTCCTTAAACTTATTGTATGTCTCTGTCATTGGTCCTGTCACTCCATCTAGGTCATAAAACCATGAATAGCAAGCAAAGTTGCCATTATTTTCAACAAAAAAACAccactgcatttaattacaTAGGCTCACTTTCAGATTAGATTAGTACTGATAAAAAAGGACTGGTGGATGCAATAAGaataataaatataatataTGGAGATGACACGGAGATGAACTATGATCCATTAGTCAGGGCATTGCTCACGAATAGACCTGTTCAAGCATGGTTTTGGGCAGTTTTAGAAGATAAACCAATAATTCTAACAAAAAACAAATATTTGAATTTTAAGGTGTGAAAAGCTACTTTATTAAATTTCCTGTAAGGATCCAAAATGTACAGCTTTTCAGCCAAGAATAGACAttgattcaaaatttaaaactaTTCACACTTCACATAATCCCGATGCCCAGATTGTCTAACAATTTGAAGCATATTCTGGTATTCTTATTTGCTCCGAAGTGTTGACAGCAACAGATCATATCCACAGAAAACTCATCCATATCTTATCCTCTTGGAATGGAAAATTCTTCTCACAAGCTGTACAATGAATTAGGAGGTTCACATATTGATTTGCAAACTAAAATCACTTTCATAGGCAGCGGCACCTCATCACATTAATAGAAACTTCCATACTGGGTAATCGAGCAAGTGGTACATTGATGCAAAATCATTTCTTGTAACACACGACTTGAGATCAAATCAAATGAGAGCATATGGAATAGTGTTATAAATTGCTGATGACAACTCGTTTTCATTATTCAAGGTAAAATTTTGCCTAAACTATTGTATAACTGTATGGATCAAAAGATTAAAGAAAAGTACTTAACTATGCTAATGCTTGTTATTGATAGATTTAAGAAGCTTATTATTGATAGATTTAAGGAGAAATTTATGTTTCGTTTAAACAGGAATGGCTCAGGCGTTCTCCTATGCACATTACACAAAACAAAAGGAACTGCCAGGCTACAACGATGGTGCacaaaagagaaaagagaatGACATCTTGTCTTCTTATAATTCCCCTGCAGTGCACGCATCCTTTGCATACGTGAGCCACCAATCTTAGTTTTTAGATGCACAAAAGTGATCCAAAAGCTAGACCAGAATGGGCTGGATTTCTGTCCATTTATTAAGGCTAAACCGCTGACTGAACTAGAAAGAACTTTTTACaaattaaattatttattaATCTTTTATTCCAAAATTCCCCTGAAAATCTCAAAAGTGAACCAACCCCTTGGACTGCTGTGAAAAAGTTCTGGTTTTAAACTATGAATATAGGTACTAAGTTTGTGTTTTACAAGATACATCCTCACATAATGAATATAATCTTCTGATAGGATGACGAAGTATAAATGTTCTTACCTCTTCTCAAGATGTCCATCATCTATGAATTGTTCAAAACTGAGATATCAGCAGCCATGCAATACTCTTGATACTTATCATTCTGATGGACTACTAATTTGTTCCATGGTGATTGAGCAATCATTTGGTGATATTGTTTAACTGCAATACACTTGTAACATTGCACACAGATTATGTATCCTCAGCTCCACCTCATAGGAGGTATGCAACCGAAGGAACCAGAATGGGCCATCATACTGGACTTACAACCCAACCTGTAGTCCGACTTGGCTTACGTATTCTTACTGTTCGTTGAGATCTACTTTCTAATCGCTCAAGTATTGAGTAAGTTATCGAGTCAGGAGTCAACCCCTGTTGCTTCAGAGTTTCATAAAGTTTATGAGCTTCTCCTGTCTTCCCACGTCTCTCCAAACAGTCTAGTAAAATGTTATAGGTTACAATATTAGGAACACATCCCGCAGCAATCATCTCATCAAACAAACTGCATGCCATATCAACCTTATTGGATTTACCAAAGCACTCAATTAATATGCTGTAAGTAAAGACATCAGGATTATATCCTTTATCTTGCATCTCTTTGAAAAGCATGTGGGCTTCATCCAGATCTCCATTTTTACCAAGGCAGTTTATGAGAGAATTGTAGGTGATGACATCAGGCTTACAACTGCTAGCTTGCATTTCCTCAAAACGTTCACGCACCTTATCAACTAAGCCAACCCTACCAAAACTTGAGATCATAATATTGTATGTGAAAACATCAGGAACAACCCCATTGGCTTTCATCATATCGTAGAGATTGCTTATGAAAGATACCTGCTTGAGCTTCCCAAGAGCAGAAAAGACCATATTGTACATTTCAACATCTGTAGCAATCCCCTTTTCAGGCATCATATGTAGTAGATCAATAGCCTCTGTTGTTTTTTCTGCATTGCATAGCGCCTCAAGCATTGATACAAAAGCACCCCGGTCTCCTTTTTCATAGGAACTCCACATACGACAGAACACAATATGAGCCTCACTTGCATGCCCAGATTTGCAGAGTGACTTGATCAAAAAAGAATAAATCGATCTGTTCAGATGTCCACTACAGATATCTAGAATCTCATTCAGCCTGTGCAGGTGTCCTCCTGTTGCTAAAACATCCAGGATAACAACGCTATATGTGAATTCATTGGGCTGGCAGCCACTCTCAATCATTTTAGAAAGCATAAAGATCACCTTGTCAACCATCTTGTTCTTACCAAGAGCCTCAATAACAGTATTATAAGCAATCAGGTTAAGAGTACATCCTTTGGACACCATTTCCTCCAAAAGTGAGAGAAATTTAGTTGTGTTCCCAGCCTTTCCAGACATTCTAATTAGTATAGTGTATGTATATGCATCTGGCTCACAGTTGTTTTGTTTCATATCTTGGAAGACTTGATAAGCTTGGTCAACCTGCTTGCACCAAATTCCTACTTGTTAATTGATGATATGCAGTTAGattaaaactttttttttgtgaggAAACAGAAATTCAAGTTTTTCAGAAACAAAGCTCTACTGATGCAAAAGGACTAAAATGATGACTCAGGGTATACCATTGCCTACTAAATCTCTACATACTCTTTAGTAGAGTCTAAATTTTAAAAATTCCATCTTCAGGAAATATTTGGGTAACACAACTCTCATGCTTGACTGCTTGTGATTCCTAATGCTATGGTGAAATGATCAGAACTAGACATACCAACAACATTTTTCATGACATCCTAAGCTAACACAGTATGACAAAGAACATCACTAAATATATGGGATTGTGCTTAATATTATACCATTCCAGCCTTGGCAAGGGCATCAAGCAGCATGTTATATGCAAAGATGTCCAGCTTATATCCCTTCCTCCGCATCTTCTCATACATCTCGAACCCCTTCCACACCTCCCTGCTCCTCAAGTGCGCCTGCACAATGCATTTGTAGGTGTACCCGTTCAGCCTCAGCCCCCACTTCTTCGCCAGCTCCAGGCACCTGCCCACCTCCACGCCCGTCCCGACCAGCAGATTCACGGTGGAGATGTTGCCGGGCACGCCGTCCCGCTCCATCTCCGCGATGAGCCGCAGGGCCTCGGCGGGGTCGGCGCGGCTGCGTAAGAGGAGGGACAGGATACGGTTGTAGGAGAAGGCATCGTGCCGGAATCCCGGAATGGAGGTGGCGGCGAAGAGGAAGAAGCTTAGGGCGAGGGCGGTGTCGGGGGCGACCGCCTTGATGACCTCGGAGGCCTCGTCGGCGGTGATGGTGAGGCGGAGGGAGCCGAGGTAGTCGGCAAGGTCGAGcagcggggagggggaggacggGGAGCGGAGGATGCGGGCGACGGCGCAGacgaggtggcggcgcgggagcgggaAGCCGCGCGTGTCGAACGGGGTGGGGGGCGGCGTCGGGGAGACGGTGACGGTGAGAGAGAGGCCCGAGGGggacggcgtcgcggcggcgaTGCGGCCGGAGTAGGTCGTCGCGAGACGGCGGGGCATTTTGGCCGGCGTGGTTGGGGGGCAGCGGTTTGGCGGCGGCTGAACCCGAAGGCACGGAGCTAAAGATTTCACTGACATGCGGGGCCAGATGGTTTCCGCAATAAACTGGGACCACATGTCAGTGACGCTCTGTTAAACCCTTGTCTTCCTCGCCGCTCGGGCCTCCCCCAGCTTCCCCCCTCAACCTCGGGCCAAAGGTTCTAGAACCTTCTAGACGCCTCGCTCGCACCCCGCCACGCCCCTCCCGATGGCGcgcctccatctcctcctctcCCGCGCCCTCGCATCGCACCACCTTCTCCCTTGTACGAccgcctccggcctccgccCCACTCCGCGGCGGCCTCTCCCTCCCCACTCTCCGCCGCCTTTTTCTCCTCCACATGGTCATACCCTGccccccttcgccgccgccgcgtcgcggcAATACGCCGCCTCGAGCTTCAGGATAAGGCGCCCGTCGGCGCCGCCGATGTTACTGAGGCGGAGGAAGGCGAGGAGGCCGACGCGGAAGGCCCCCGGCGAGCTCATTGTGCAAATTGGCATCGAGGAGGACATCCCCGACGATCCTGAAATCTTGGTATTGCTTAGGCGCCCTAGTTCCACAGCTTTGAGCTGATGGGGCTTTGCATTTTTCCTGAAATTTCCCCAAATTGCACATGCGTTTGATGATTTGAAGCCACTTTGCGATATTTCCCTTTGTATTTTTGTGAAATGTTGAATTGGCATGGTATGTGTACGTCATTGCGAGTTGCTGTGCAGAGCATTGCGGAAACACTCCGAACTGATGTTGGGAAGGTGGTGAAGGTGGCCTTTGACAACCTTGAAGGCTCTGAGTACAAGACCAGAGATCCTTCTATAAGCAACTTGAACAAGTACAATACCGTCGAGCTTTCTCTGCTGCTTTGTGATGATAATTTCATCAGGGAGCTGAACAAAGAATGGAGGGATGAGGATCACGCTACGGATGTTCTGTCAATGTCACAGCATATCCCGGGGCTTGATATCCCCATTGTATGGCTTGCTACCGAATCAGTCTATCAGTCTATTTGTTTTGGATGCTTGTCATTTAACCTTTTCCTTTACATGTTTTATTTTGCTCTTACAGCTGCAGTTGGGTGACATAGTAATTTCTGTTGATACAGCACAGCggcaagcagaagaaagaggCCACACACTTCTTGATGAGATCAGAATCCTTGTGGTTGTttgttttttctctctcttttttttgaggaGGGTTGGTTGGTTTTTCTCATTGCTAGTATTTCAACATTTTGGTATTGTAGTGCCCCATCTCTGTTCATTTCCTAATATTTAACTACAACTTCACCAGTTGCATCAATGATTCAATAGCTGTGTAGTTTTTGTTAGATTTATCAATATAGTGATGTTGACCTTGTAGTGCACTTTGAACATTCGTAAGATTCAAATGCAACATTAAGCAAAATCGTATTAAAGGCCAGGTAAAAAGCTTTGTATGTACGTCATAGTGGCactatttgaaaaaaaaagacactGTTAAGTTAAAAGCTGTTTGGAAAAATAGAAACTACACTTTGTGGACAGTTGCACTGTGCACAAATGCTCAACTGATTGTTTCCGTCTGCCATTGCTTATTAATTGCTTGAATGCCCCTATGCTTAAGGATTTACTTCTATGCTAAATTGCCAATAATGCTGTAATTTGTGAAGGTGCATACGGCAGTCAACATAACTGCCCGCTATAGCTTGCTATTTCTACTGCAATGGTCATAGCGGCAGCTCAACGAAATCGCTATAGCGCCGCTACAGCACCGCATATCCTGCTATTTAAAACACATTTTATGCTGACCAACTTAATCCAACAGGTGCATGGATTGTTGCATTTATTGGGGTTTGATCATGAACTCAGCGAAGTAGCTGAagaagagatggagaaggaagaagaacatATATTAAATACTCTTGAGTGGAGAGGAAAGGGATTAATTAAGAGTGCATATGACATTGCTAGTGATATGGCACATTTACAAAGTTCTGCTGGTAAGTGGTATAAGTCACCATTGCACATTTTAATGATTTATTACTTTATATGAAAGGAAAATGAATGTCAATGTATTTCTCATCACTGGACTACCTATGGATTGACCTGTTGTGTACAGAGGCCAATAACAATATAGAGAAAGTGAGCCTAAAAGAGGAACGTCGACCCAAATTAAGCCATATGATTTGTGATATAGATGGTGAGTTGATCGAGGGTGTAGAAGTCGTTATGTTTTACTGGATCTTGAATCGAGTTCTAGCGTATAATTCTGGAAAATTGGTAAGGTACTTTTGTGGATTATGAAGGACGCCTGCATGAAGAATCCGTAGAATCTTTGAGAGAGGCAATTGCAACAGGAGTAAATGTTATCATGGTTACTAGAAAGGTGGGTTCTATGCATTCATGGCATTTGTTCATCTAAATCTCAATGATGTTGATTTGAAGTAGAGGCTGGCATGAAACAAGTTTTAAAATTATCAATCATATGCCAGCCTTTTGAAACCAGAAAAGAGTATGTGGAACACACTGGAAATTTCTCATAAAAGCTGATAATTAACACAACAGGATCTTTAGTTCTTTAGTGAATCATATTATGTCAATTGCTTCCTAATTCTCTTCGATTGTCTATGTGCTCGTTACATATGTTTATCAATTGAGAAAATCTATGAAATACTTTTAGAAACTTCTGCCTCATTTTTGGGCAATTATGTAATCCTGGTAAAGAAAAATTCTATATAGCTACTGAATTTTTTTAGTGAAGTTAAAAAGAATCAATATAATATCATGTGATGAGTCTAAAAGTAAAGCATGTAACTGACCTCCAAGAGCTTACAGTTTCTTCACTTGTCATTCTGTATCCTTGTGTGTTCTTGATATATCTTTTTCTTTAACTAGAGTCGGGTTTCCACCATCAGAACCTTCAAGCATCTTGATGTCCATGATAAAGGTGATTTTGTATCAGTGACATCACCTGGTGTATTTTTGCAGGTAAATTCTGTCTGATTTCACTTAAATAAGAATTCTTGATTTGTGGATATTTGTGATCATGTGAAGACCTAATGTAAGTTGTGTCATTAACTTGGTTATTCCTATGATGTAGTCGTGAAGATGTTTGTAACAAACTACTTTGTTTCCTTTCCCCATATTTTATTTCACTCAATGTCACAGAGGTCCTATTATTCATATGTGTGGTTCACTTGTTTAGCATAGCCAGATGCAATTCCTTAGCAATTACCTTTGACCACATACTGTTTACATAACATTCGATTTTTATCCTACAAAAGAAACAGCTCATATGAAAACTTGCAAAGTTACATGGAATGGAATGCAGTGAAATCTTGCTTTGTTGCACAAACAGGACATGATTAAATGCTAAGATTTTGAAATAAGGACACCAACTGAACCTCGTTAACTGCTCCTGATCCATGTCTGTTATTTCTGCAACTAAGTAATATGTATTCCAACAGCTGCATAAAAATAAAATGATGTTTCCTTATACCAATGTGTAAGGATAATGTAGAAGGAAGTGGGTATCAACAGTTGAGCTCTGCTCATCATTTTTCCTTGCTTATGTAAGCAACTGGTGCTATCATCACATGTGATGTTTCTAAAGTGATACCTAGGCCCCGAATGGTTATATTTCTACTACATTTGGTTCAGGGTTCACTTGTCTATGGAAGGCATGGCCAAGAAGTTTATAGAGCGGAATTGGATGTGGATATCTGCAAGGAGGTGGTTACTTGCAATCATGTCAGCAAATTATTTTTTACGAGCAGTATATTTTTGGAGTTCTATTCATGTATTGTTAGATATGCTCTTTCTGTTGAAGTTTTAATTCTGCACTTTATTCCTTTATTAGGAAgaactatttttttaaataaatttggGCGTTTTCTTTTATTTGATTGGTTTTTTATGTTCGGCATAAAATGCATTCTCTTTCAGCATATGCTCCTTTTACCTTTCCCTTTTTTGACTCTACAAACAATTCTGTCTCCTTTAGGATTTTTCACTAAAAAATCTCTGTAGGAGTGGAAAAAACATCAGTTCCGTTATCAATAAGTTCCTTCGGTTCCATTTGCAGGCATTTCTGTACTCCTTGAAGCATAAAATTCCTGTTGTTGCATACTGCAAGGAACAATGTTTGACCTTGTTTGAACATCCATTTGTTAACTTGTTGCACACTGTGCATCATGAGAACAAGGTATTACTATAGATATTTGCTAGACCGACTTCTATTCTTATTATGCCAGGTTTTAGGCAGTTGaagcaaatttgaatttgatatcAGGTAAAAGTGATGCATTCTGTTGAGGAACTGCTGGAATATTCATCTATTCAGGTTTGTCTTATACTCTTACTGCAACGTAACATATTGATGCATTCATGAGACCGGCAGCCTTTTTTTTGTCATGTTTCGAGGCAATGTTCCGAGTAGCACACCTACAGCACTTGATGAGATCATGAACTTATAACGTGCTCACTTGTCTGAAATgatccaaaattccaaattatagtttcatttttatatatttAGATCATGCTAAGGCTAGCTAGTAAAACAAATCTTGAAAGAAGCACTATTAGTAATTGGGCTTAAAGGGTGTAAGGGAATTCCTAGACAGTCTTacccttgcaatattcctttgAAATTCTGCAAGGAGGCTGGTTCGAACCTAGGACCTCCAGGCCACAAGTGGAGAATCTCTACCGCTGCGCTAGGTCCGACCTTCATTAGTAGTTGGGCTTGCAAGTTCGAATTGTGACCATCAATACCAATTTGTTAGGATCTGTATTATCTATTTAGTTGATATAAGATTGTCCTCTTCTCTGTAAATAGAGATGAAAGAAGAAATGGAGTGGAATAATGAAATTTCAAGTTAACTCATAAAATGCCTTCAACACATCTCTTTAAAATCGAATTGTTGGAAAAACACTGTTGAATAGCACTCTGTAGACCTTCAATAAATGAAATAAATAGATATAAGATTACTTTGACTTCCATTGGATTTGCACCTATTTACTTGTACTTGCAGAAGTTGCTACTCTTTGACAGTGCCGAAGAGGATTCATCTGTCCTGAGGCTGCATTGTTCAGAACTGACTGAAGGGAAAGCGCGTGTTCTCAAAATGCAGCCAAATACAATTGATATTGTGCCACTCAATGCTTCGAAGGGTTGTGGTATAAGAATTCTACTTGATCATATTGGAATAACAGAAGATGTAAGGATTCATTCCCATCGAAGAACTATATGTAGTGTTCATTTTTGTGCCTTGTATCAATCTTTGTGGTGTCCTCTTTTAAAAAGTGCTAAGTGCTAACATTACATTTTTCATATGAATACATGTCTGCAGTGTGATCTTGACACAGTTGGAGACTATACAAGATGGCTGAGCAATATGTGATTCAACTGAAAACATTACTGGATCTTTCTTAAGAAAAAAACATGGCGATTCAGAGCATTAGATGTTAAAGAAGCAATCGTATGCATGTCATGCACCAAAGAAACATAATTACCACTTTGGATGTGTTTACTTTGAAGGCTGCAAAAATCATATGTTCATAGCACATACT is drawn from Panicum virgatum strain AP13 chromosome 1N, P.virgatum_v5, whole genome shotgun sequence and contains these coding sequences:
- the LOC120655153 gene encoding pentatricopeptide repeat-containing protein At1g51965, mitochondrial-like codes for the protein MPRRLATTYSGRIAAATPSPSGLSLTVTVSPTPPPTPFDTRGFPLPRRHLVCAVARILRSPSSPSPLLDLADYLGSLRLTITADEASEVIKAVAPDTALALSFFLFAATSIPGFRHDAFSYNRILSLLLRSRADPAEALRLIAEMERDGVPGNISTVNLLVGTGVEVGRCLELAKKWGLRLNGYTYKCIVQAHLRSREVWKGFEMYEKMRRKGYKLDIFAYNMLLDALAKAGMVDQAYQVFQDMKQNNCEPDAYTYTILIRMSGKAGNTTKFLSLLEEMVSKGCTLNLIAYNTVIEALGKNKMVDKVIFMLSKMIESGCQPNEFTYSVVILDVLATGGHLHRLNEILDICSGHLNRSIYSFLIKSLCKSGHASEAHIVFCRMWSSYEKGDRGAFVSMLEALCNAEKTTEAIDLLHMMPEKGIATDVEMYNMVFSALGKLKQVSFISNLYDMMKANGVVPDVFTYNIMISSFGRVGLVDKVRERFEEMQASSCKPDVITYNSLINCLGKNGDLDEAHMLFKEMQDKGYNPDVFTYSILIECFGKSNKVDMACSLFDEMIAAGCVPNIVTYNILLDCLERRGKTGEAHKLYETLKQQGLTPDSITYSILERLESRSQRTVRIRKPSRTTGWVVSPV